Proteins encoded together in one Triticum dicoccoides isolate Atlit2015 ecotype Zavitan chromosome 7B, WEW_v2.0, whole genome shotgun sequence window:
- the LOC119341669 gene encoding dnaJ homolog subfamily B member 6-B-like, whose product MASGAADADLYAVLGLKKECSDADLRLAYRRLAMTWHPDRCSASGSSARVEEAKERFQEIQSAYSVLSDSGKRLLYDVGVYDSDGDGRSEQDVSGMGDFFGEMAEMMSQATPTDSFEELQQLFVDMFQADLVAGGFGGAPPMGRRVKTPAPSASCTSGPTFAQARPSSNNGVNKRCSPAMGSGMPSWTVQEDVSIGGRNKKQRLSTGHGVSS is encoded by the exons ATGGCCTCCGGTGCCGCGGACGCCGACCTCTACGCCGTCCTGGGGCTCAAGAAGGAGTGCTCCGACGCCGACCTCAGGCTCGCCTACCGGAGGCTCGCCATG ACATGGCATCCGGACCGGTGCTCGGCGTCCGGCAGCTCGGCGCGCGTGGAGGAGGCCAAGGAGCGTTTCCAGGAGATCCAGAGCGCCTACTCCG TGCTCTCCGACTCCGGCAAGCGGCTCCTCTACGACGTCGGCGTCTACGACAGCGACGGCGACGGCCGCAGCGAGCAAGAC GTGTCGGGGATGGGCGACTTCTTCGGGGAGATGGCCGAGATGATGAGCCAGGCCACGCCAACC GACAGCTTCGAGGAGCTGCAGCAGCTGTTCGTGGACATGTTCCAGGCCGACCTCGTCGCCGGCGGGTTCGGCGGTGCGCCACCTATGGGCCGCCGGGTCAAGACCCCGGCCCCGAGTGCATCCTGTACCTCTGGACCTACGTTTGCGCAAGCACGGCCGTCAAGTAACAACGGTGTCAACAAGCGGTGTTCACCGGCGATGGGCTCCGGGATGCCCTCATGGACGGTGCAGGAGGACGTGAGCATCGGCGGCAGGAATAAGAAACAGAGGCTGTCGACGGGCCACGGCGTGTCGtcctag